Proteins from a genomic interval of Danio rerio strain Tuebingen ecotype United States chromosome 4, GRCz12tu, whole genome shotgun sequence:
- the si:dkey-122c11.1 gene encoding uncharacterized protein LOC100006693 — protein sequence MQVLRHWCCIVLLTNYPLKSDAERKSLRKGMRTQRAKAIDPIPIDDYLTKMPPEILQQILLKVITEDGDVAFLRLSLTSRIYKEIVSDAKFREQAHYIWLDSVINWSRFSEDYKKEFRVPCSLTECPKCGDIFKDCPPGYVGDGRKGVLRGFYSTIDFPGYCLAECHFNAGGEFPYENV from the exons ATGCAAGTGCTAAGACACTGGTGTTGCATAGTTTTGCTGACAAACTACCCTTTGAA gtcAGATGCTGAAAGAAAAAGCCTCAGGAAAGGAATGAGAACGCAGAGAGCAA agGCAATCGACCCCATCCCAATTGACGATTATCTGACCAAG ATGCCTCCTGAGATCCTGCAGCAAATTCTTTTGAAGGTCATCACAGAGGATGGTGATGTGGCTTTCCTGCGCCTCTCCTTGACGAGCAGGATCTACAAAGAAATTGTTAGCGATGCTAAGTTCAGGGAGCAGGCTCACTACATTTGGCTGGaca GTGTCATCAACTGGAGTAGGTTTTCTGAGGACTACAAAAAAGAGTTCAGAGTGCCATGTTCCTTGACCGAATGCCCTAAATGTGGGGACATTTTTAAAGACTGCCCACCTGGGTATGTTGGGGATGGCAGGAAAGGAGTCCTGCGAGGATTCTACTCCACCATCGACTTCCCAGGATACTGCTTAGCAGAGTGCCACTTTAATGCTGGAGGGGAATTCCCCTATgaaaatgtttaa